Sequence from the Janthinobacterium lividum genome:
GCACCGCCTTCCTCTGCCCCAGCATTTTTTCATTCCAGAAGCATCAAGCAGTAAGCAAACCCAGGCAAGGATAGCGATGAAGAGCAGCAAAAATGGATTGACCCCGCTGGCCGCCGCGCTGGCGCTGGCATTGGGCGGCGCGCACGGCCATGCGTGGGCGGCGGCGATGGCCGACAAGGCAGACAAGGCTGACGCCGTGCAGATGCCCGCCATCAGCGTGTTTGGCGACGCCATCAGCGCCGGCACGGCCGGCCGTTCGTACATCAACAGCGCCGATATCGAACGCCAGCAGGCCGACAATGTCGCGTCCTTGCTCGACACCTTGCCTGGCGTGGACCTGGCCGGCACGGCACGTCCCAGCGGCCAGAGTCTCAATATCTGGGGCTTCAATAAAGTCCAGGACGTGAAAGTCATCCTCGACGGCGTGCCCAAGGGCTTTGAAAAATACCGCCAGGGTTCCATCTTCATCGAGCCGGAACTGATCAAGCAGATCGAGGTGAACAAGGGCGCGCATACGAGCTTGTACGGCAATGGCGGCTTCGGCGGCGTCATCACGGTCGAGACCAAGGACGCGCAAGACTTGCTGGAAGGCGGCGAGAAAGTGGGCGCCATGGTGAAGTACTCGCGTCATTCGAACAATGCGGAAAACGACGCCACCGTGGCCGTCTACGGCCGCACGGAAGATGGCCGCTTCGATGCGATGGCCTTCACCACGCAGCGCAAGTCCGACGATTTGCGCAAACCCGATGGCAAGCCATTCCGCTTTTCCGCCATCGACGCGCCATCGAGCCTGGCCAAGCTGAATATCCGTTTGACGCCGGAACAGCTCCTGACCCTGACGGCGATGAAGAGCGGCAGCACGGGCTGGGGCCCGTTCGCCGCCATGGGCGAGGACGTGCCCACGCCGACCGAGGCGGAGATCCGGAAGTACGGACTGGAAGAAGCGTGGCAGCGCAAGGCCGTATACCGCGACCAGGACGACGATACGTATTCCGTGAAGTGGCAGTACGCGCCGCAGGGCAATCCATGGATCAAGCTGACGGCCAGCGCCGGCTATTCGCACACGGACCAGCATGACAAGCGCCTGCCGTCCGCTTCGCTGGGCTCCTACCTGGGATCCCTGGGCAACGAGAGCTGGGCCTCGTACGTGGACCGCATTGCGGAGGTGCGCAACGAAAGCGTGTTTGCGACGGGCGCCATTTCGCACGTGCTGCTAACGGGCCTGCAATGGCACAAGAACGTGCGCGACACCCTGATGTACTACCCGTCGTCGACGGCGCTGAAGGATCCCAGCTACAACTACGGCTACTTCCAGCCCTACTACATGCCGGCCGGGCGCCAGGAAACCACGGGCCTGTATCTGCAGGATGCGATGACGTATGGCGACCTGACGGTGACGGCGGCGCTGCGCCACGACCGGGTCGTTTCCGAGGGCGTGCCGAACAAGGCGTCGCGCTACAACAGCCCGCTGGCGGCGGCTGGCCACGACTTCAGCGAAAAGACGCACGAGGACTGGTCTCCCCGCCTGGGCCTGTTCTGGAAGGCGTCGGGCAGCGTGGCGCTGTTCGGCGACTTGAGCCGCACCTGGCGCGCGCCGACGATCGACGAGATGTATTCGAACGAATACTATGTGTCGTCCAGGCTCGGTTCATCGACACCGGGCACCAGCCGCGACCTGGCCGTCGAGCGGGTGACGGCCGTGCGCACGGGCGTCATGCTGCACCGGCAGAACGTATTCATGGAGCGCGACGACGTGCAGCTGCGCCTGACGGCGTACCGTAACAAGGTCAGCGACAATATCGGCCCGCGCCTGGGCATCCTGATCGAAGGCTATGTGCCGGGATCGGGCAAGGTGCCGCCAGCCCTGTCGTCCTACCGCAATCTGGCCGGTTTCCACACGCAGGGCGTGGAAGTCGAGTCCTACTACAACTCGCCGCGCCTGTTTGCCAGCGCTTCGTTGTCGAAGCAGCGCGGCACGCGCACCGGTTCCCAGCGCGACCCGTGGGGCCAGGACGAACCCGTGTCGACCATCGCGCCGGATAAATTGATGGCGGGCCTGGGCTGGCGCATGCCCGACCTCGGGGCCAGCATCGGCTGGCAGGGCCGCTTCGTGGCGAAGCAGGAGCGCGTCCTGCCGGTGGGGAATGTCTACCGCCTGCCGCCATCGAAAGGCTATGCGCTGCACACCCTGTTCGCTTCGTGGCATGGCAGGCAGGGAGTGTGGCGTGGCACGGAAGTACGCTTGACGGTCGATAATGTCTTCAACCGCAACTACATGCCGTACCTGAGTGAAGCCGTGACGGGCGTGGGGCGCAATGCGAAACTGAGCGTGTCGAGAAAGTTCTAACGTAAAACGAGCGCCTTGACCGTTTCCCAGGCCGTGCTGCCCGACTGCGTGGCGCGCACCTGGTTGCGCCCCTCTTCCTTGGCCACGTACAGGGCGCGGTCGGCGGCGACGAACAGCACCTTGCGGTCGTCCAGCTGGTGCGGGTGGATGGTCGCCACGCCGATGCTGACGGTGATCCATGGCGAGGTGCCAGATCGGGGGTGCGGCAATTGCAGTGCTTCGATGTGCGCGCGGATGGCTTCGGCCAGGTGCAGGGCGCTTTCGGCATCCGTGTCGGCGAACAGCAGGACGAATTCCTCGCCGCCGTAGCGGGCCGCCAGGTCGCCCGGGCGGGCGGCGTGCGAGGCGATGGCTTGCGCCACCTGCTGCAGGCAGCTGTCGCCGGCCGGGTGGCCCAGGCTGTCGTTGTACAGCTTGAAGTGGTCGACGTCGAGCACCACCAGCGACAGGGCGCCGCCGCCGCGCACGGCGCGCTGCCATTCCTTTTCCAGGAAGCTGTCGAAATGCCGGCGGTTGGCGATTTTTGTCAGCGGATCGAGGTAGGCGGCGCGCTGCAAGGCATCTTCCGACTGCTTGTGGTGCGTGATGTCGTGCAGCAGGCCGATATACAGGGGCTGGCGCAGATACATGGGCGTCAGGGTCAGGTCCATGCATAGTGTCTCGCCGTTACGGTGGCGGATCGCCACTTCGCGCGTGCCGTGGTTGTGCGCCTTCTCGGGATTGGCCGCGTACATGGCGAAGTAATCGAGGTATTCCTGCGTCACCAGGGGGCTGAGCAGTTCGCCGATGGAGCGTCCGGCCAGTTCGTTTTCGCGGTAGCCCAGGTACTGGTCGCAAGCCGGGTTGGTGTACTGGATGCGGCCATCGGCTTCGATGATCAGCAAGCCCTCGGCCATGTTGTTGACGATGGTGCGCAGGCGCTCGGCCTGTTCCTGCTGGTTTTCATTGTTGCTGCGGATTTGCAGCTGGGCGCGCACGCGCGCGCACACTTCGGCCATGCGCAGCGGCTTGCTGATGTAGTCGACGGCGCCGCAGTCGAAGCCGGCCACCACGTCTTCCGTTTCCGTCTTGGCGCTCATGAAGATGACGGGAATGCGCTGCGTCAGCGGATGCTGCTTGAGGCGGCGGCACGTTTCGATGCCGTCCATGTCCGGCATCAGTACGTCGAGCAGGATCAGGTCCGGGTGGGCGCGCTGGGCGATCGCCAGCGCCCGCTCGCCGGATGTGGCGACATAGGTTTGATAACCCTGTTCGCTCATCAGCTTGCGCAGCAGCTCAAGGTTGGCCGGCGCATCATCGACAATCAAAATGGCGGCGTTGCGCCTATGGGAATGCTCCACACTGCCTGGACTCATTGCTTCCGGCCTTCTCGATGTACTTTGCGATGCCAGCGTTTGCTGCACTTTAAGTGATGTTGACTGGGTTCAAATCGGATACAGCGGTCAAATCATACCGCTTTGCTAATTTTTTGGGTGGAAAAATCGATGGTGCACGAGGCGGTAAAATATTATTATTTTAATATTTTTATGAATAAATACACGCAGTTGCCATCGTGAAGGCGGTTTTTAGCGGAAAAGATGCGTGCCCCTTGGCGCCGGGGGCAGCAGTGACACGCCCCGCGGCAGCGGGGCGCGAAGAGGCGAGTTACATTTTTGCGGCGATCAGTTTGCCCAGGATGGCGATGCCTTCGCGGATGCGTTCCGGCGGCACCGTCACGAACGACAGGCGCAGGGTGTGCGTTTCCGGCGTGTTCGCGTAGAACGGCGCCCCCGGCACGAAGGCGACCTTGTTGGCGATGGCTTCATCGAGCAATGTCATCGCGTCGATGTGCTTCGGCAGGGTGACCCAGATGAACATGCCGCCTTCCGGTCTGGTCCACGTAACGCCGGCCGGGAAATGCTCTTCCAGCGCCGACAGCATGGCCTGGCACTGGTTGCCGTACAGGCTGCGGATGCTGGGGATATGCCGCTCCAGGAAGCCATCCTTGATCACTTCATGCACGACCATCTGCGTCAGCTGCGACGTGTGCAGGTCGGCCGCCTGCTTGGCCAGTTCCAGGCGGCGCACCAGCGGCATCGGCGCCACCACGTAGCCGAGGCGGATGCCCGGCGTGAGCACTTTCGAGAACGAGCCCATGTAGATGACGCCGTCCGGATTCATGTTGATCATCTTCGGATACGGCTCGCCGCTGTAGCTCAGGGCGCCGTACGGATCATCCTCGATCAGCGGCAGGCCGTGGCGGGCGCAGGTTTCCACCAGCTCCACGCGGCGCGCCACGGACAGGCTGCGGCCCGTCGGGTTCTGGAAGTTCGGCAGCGCGTACAGCAGGCGCGCGCCATCGGCGACAGGGTTGATCGACGACGGCACCAGGCCTTCGTCATCGGTGTCGACGGAAACGAATTCGGGACGGTAGACGGAAAACGCCTGCAGGGCGCCCAGGTAGCTGGGGGTTTCCACCAGAACCTTGCTGCCTTCGTCGATCAGGACCTTGCCCAGCAAGTCCAGCGCCTGCTGCGAGCCGGACGTCATCAGCACCTGTTCCGGCATGATGGTGCTGCCATTGCTGGAGAGCGAGTCGGCGATCCACTGGCGCAGCGGCAGGTAGCCGTCGGTCGGGCCGTATTGCAGGGCCACCTTGCCATTGTTCGACAGGACCTTGTCGAAGGCGGTCTTCATTTCTTCCACGGGGAAGGTGGCGGGCGAGGGCAGGCCGCCGGCAAACGAGATGATCTCGGGACGCTGCGTGATCTTCAGGATTTCGCGGATGAACGAGCTTTGC
This genomic interval carries:
- a CDS encoding PLP-dependent aminotransferase family protein; this translates as MKIENPNPIQWRFAERAEQLQSSFIREILKITQRPEIISFAGGLPSPATFPVEEMKTAFDKVLSNNGKVALQYGPTDGYLPLRQWIADSLSSNGSTIMPEQVLMTSGSQQALDLLGKVLIDEGSKVLVETPSYLGALQAFSVYRPEFVSVDTDDEGLVPSSINPVADGARLLYALPNFQNPTGRSLSVARRVELVETCARHGLPLIEDDPYGALSYSGEPYPKMINMNPDGVIYMGSFSKVLTPGIRLGYVVAPMPLVRRLELAKQAADLHTSQLTQMVVHEVIKDGFLERHIPSIRSLYGNQCQAMLSALEEHFPAGVTWTRPEGGMFIWVTLPKHIDAMTLLDEAIANKVAFVPGAPFYANTPETHTLRLSFVTVPPERIREGIAILGKLIAAKM
- a CDS encoding diguanylate cyclase domain-containing protein; translated protein: MSPGSVEHSHRRNAAILIVDDAPANLELLRKLMSEQGYQTYVATSGERALAIAQRAHPDLILLDVLMPDMDGIETCRRLKQHPLTQRIPVIFMSAKTETEDVVAGFDCGAVDYISKPLRMAEVCARVRAQLQIRSNNENQQEQAERLRTIVNNMAEGLLIIEADGRIQYTNPACDQYLGYRENELAGRSIGELLSPLVTQEYLDYFAMYAANPEKAHNHGTREVAIRHRNGETLCMDLTLTPMYLRQPLYIGLLHDITHHKQSEDALQRAAYLDPLTKIANRRHFDSFLEKEWQRAVRGGGALSLVVLDVDHFKLYNDSLGHPAGDSCLQQVAQAIASHAARPGDLAARYGGEEFVLLFADTDAESALHLAEAIRAHIEALQLPHPRSGTSPWITVSIGVATIHPHQLDDRKVLFVAADRALYVAKEEGRNQVRATQSGSTAWETVKALVLR
- a CDS encoding TonB-dependent hemoglobin/transferrin/lactoferrin family receptor — its product is MKSSKNGLTPLAAALALALGGAHGHAWAAAMADKADKADAVQMPAISVFGDAISAGTAGRSYINSADIERQQADNVASLLDTLPGVDLAGTARPSGQSLNIWGFNKVQDVKVILDGVPKGFEKYRQGSIFIEPELIKQIEVNKGAHTSLYGNGGFGGVITVETKDAQDLLEGGEKVGAMVKYSRHSNNAENDATVAVYGRTEDGRFDAMAFTTQRKSDDLRKPDGKPFRFSAIDAPSSLAKLNIRLTPEQLLTLTAMKSGSTGWGPFAAMGEDVPTPTEAEIRKYGLEEAWQRKAVYRDQDDDTYSVKWQYAPQGNPWIKLTASAGYSHTDQHDKRLPSASLGSYLGSLGNESWASYVDRIAEVRNESVFATGAISHVLLTGLQWHKNVRDTLMYYPSSTALKDPSYNYGYFQPYYMPAGRQETTGLYLQDAMTYGDLTVTAALRHDRVVSEGVPNKASRYNSPLAAAGHDFSEKTHEDWSPRLGLFWKASGSVALFGDLSRTWRAPTIDEMYSNEYYVSSRLGSSTPGTSRDLAVERVTAVRTGVMLHRQNVFMERDDVQLRLTAYRNKVSDNIGPRLGILIEGYVPGSGKVPPALSSYRNLAGFHTQGVEVESYYNSPRLFASASLSKQRGTRTGSQRDPWGQDEPVSTIAPDKLMAGLGWRMPDLGASIGWQGRFVAKQERVLPVGNVYRLPPSKGYALHTLFASWHGRQGVWRGTEVRLTVDNVFNRNYMPYLSEAVTGVGRNAKLSVSRKF